A window of the Virgibacillus pantothenticus genome harbors these coding sequences:
- a CDS encoding flavodoxin, with amino-acid sequence MVPKLRVLIAYLTYSGNTQEVATIIQDELHANEVETAVHRIGIDPPVDPSSYDIIFLGTFTWDMGSTPEEVKDFILEIGYKPENVAVFGTGDTQFGGDDLFCRAVDKLVKFYHSPWSGLKIEQSPRGKQEQLVKDWVEGVLYHGKSNAGKSKDTRTVKSK; translated from the coding sequence ATGGTGCCAAAGTTGAGGGTACTGATCGCTTATTTGACGTATAGTGGCAACACCCAAGAAGTAGCGACGATTATTCAGGATGAATTACACGCAAATGAAGTGGAAACGGCGGTTCACCGCATTGGCATTGATCCGCCAGTTGACCCTTCCTCGTATGATATCATCTTCCTTGGCACCTTTACGTGGGATATGGGAAGTACACCTGAAGAAGTGAAGGATTTTATCCTTGAGATTGGGTATAAACCGGAAAATGTCGCTGTATTTGGTACAGGTGATACACAATTTGGCGGCGATGACTTATTTTGTCGCGCTGTAGATAAGTTGGTCAAATTTTATCATAGTCCTTGGTCTGGATTAAAAATTGAACAGTCGCCGAGAGGAAAACAAGAGCAACTTGTAAAAGACTGGGTGGAAGGAGTATTATATCATGGCAAAAGTAATGCTGGAAAAAGCAAAGACACTAGAACCGTTAAATCCAAATAA
- a CDS encoding SMI1/KNR4 family protein translates to MEVGQLIQKTLDGLKQRLNSDGTITVQEEGGAIFELSCSFQNPATKEQIENFQFEHNCCLPIDYQNFLLEHNGARIFEDLDLYSLEGLIAYKDPSLPDGCICIASYLDTRIVIDTRIYKQGDHDYLFCLDSVDSFEDGINLNANFEIWLDRLIIAQGAKYWEWQDSNTFYYRWNHVLANNN, encoded by the coding sequence GTGGAAGTAGGTCAACTCATCCAAAAAACGTTGGACGGTTTAAAACAAAGATTGAATAGTGATGGAACTATCACGGTGCAGGAAGAAGGCGGGGCTATCTTTGAACTTTCTTGTTCTTTTCAAAATCCAGCTACAAAAGAACAAATTGAAAACTTCCAATTCGAACATAATTGTTGTTTGCCGATAGATTATCAAAACTTTCTTTTAGAGCACAATGGAGCGCGGATTTTTGAGGACTTAGATTTATATAGTTTAGAAGGATTGATTGCTTATAAGGATCCTAGCTTACCTGATGGATGTATTTGTATAGCAAGTTACTTAGATACCCGTATTGTAATAGATACGCGTATTTATAAACAAGGAGACCATGATTATTTATTTTGTTTGGATTCAGTAGATAGCTTTGAAGATGGCATAAACTTGAATGCTAACTTTGAAATTTGGTTAGACCGTTTAATTATCGCACAAGGAGCAAAATATTGGGAATGGCAAGATTCTAACACATTCTATTACCGTTGGAACCATGTCTTAGCCAACAATAACTAG
- a CDS encoding DUF421 domain-containing protein yields MDWSWIWKAVIIIIGRTFLLRLAGRKSISQITLAQTTIMIGIGSLLIQPLAGKNIWITLGVGTVLVLTLICMELAQIKSDFVENIITGKSKVLIHNGVVQTDQLKKLRLTVDQLEMNLRQKNVTRIEDVEWATATLEANGQIGYTLKPEAQPATKAEIQTLYIEIKKLRHHLVQLEQHRTAQGTVQTQLNQVKLFQEVDAKQHNSEDVPPKQLD; encoded by the coding sequence GTGGATTGGTCATGGATTTGGAAGGCTGTTATTATCATCATTGGTCGAACATTTCTACTACGACTTGCTGGCAGAAAATCGATTTCTCAAATAACCTTGGCACAAACTACCATTATGATTGGAATAGGGTCATTGTTAATTCAACCGTTAGCTGGAAAAAATATTTGGATAACACTAGGCGTAGGCACCGTTCTCGTGCTTACCCTTATTTGCATGGAATTAGCACAAATAAAGTCTGATTTTGTAGAGAATATTATAACGGGAAAATCAAAAGTGCTTATACATAATGGAGTGGTGCAAACGGACCAGCTGAAAAAATTACGCTTAACGGTAGATCAGTTGGAAATGAATTTAAGACAGAAGAACGTAACTCGGATAGAGGACGTAGAGTGGGCTACAGCTACATTAGAAGCAAATGGACAAATTGGATATACTTTAAAGCCAGAAGCACAGCCCGCAACGAAAGCGGAAATACAAACATTGTATATAGAAATAAAAAAATTGCGGCACCATTTAGTGCAGCTGGAGCAACATAGAACAGCACAAGGAACTGTGCAAACCCAACTTAACCAAGTGAAATTATTTCAGGAAGTAGATGCCAAACAGCATAACAGTGAAGATGTACCCCCTAAGCAATTGGATTAA
- a CDS encoding ribonucleotide-diphosphate reductase subunit beta encodes MAKVMLEKAKTLEPLNPNKSTGVFGGESSGILNWNDIAYPHWYKMYKRLVGNYWQADEVNMQSDIKQFPTLTEEEQDAYLKIIGLLSTLDAPQTRTALLISLYATDPSVQSIMAVIAQQEAVHNESYSYVLSSVVSLDEQNKSFQLGRTDSVLLKRNENLTKQYNAFVEEPTIENILKTLVYTALLEGMFFYSGFAFFYNLARHNKMVGTSTMISYINRDELEHGRFISELFRATLAENPEYNNGTFIQWVYDHFKQSVELEIEWSNYVLGNVEGIDLDEMAGYIKYRANKMLRMMGLHDVYPDYTENPMKWIRAYVDNFDGTKTDFFEQKSRQYTKTSDLNGFDDL; translated from the coding sequence ATGGCAAAAGTAATGCTGGAAAAAGCAAAGACACTAGAACCGTTAAATCCAAATAAGTCAACAGGGGTGTTTGGAGGGGAATCCAGTGGTATTTTAAATTGGAATGATATTGCTTATCCACACTGGTATAAAATGTATAAACGGTTAGTGGGTAATTACTGGCAAGCAGATGAAGTGAATATGCAAAGTGATATTAAACAGTTCCCTACACTTACAGAAGAGGAACAGGACGCATATTTAAAAATCATTGGCTTGCTATCCACATTAGACGCACCGCAAACACGAACAGCTTTATTGATTTCTCTGTATGCAACCGACCCATCTGTACAATCCATTATGGCTGTAATCGCACAACAAGAAGCAGTGCATAATGAAAGTTATTCCTACGTATTATCTTCAGTTGTCTCGTTAGATGAACAGAATAAGTCTTTTCAGCTAGGACGTACAGATTCTGTTTTGCTCAAACGAAATGAGAATTTAACGAAGCAATATAACGCCTTTGTAGAAGAGCCTACGATCGAAAATATCTTAAAGACGTTAGTTTACACAGCCTTATTAGAAGGGATGTTCTTCTATTCTGGTTTTGCGTTTTTCTATAACTTGGCGCGTCATAATAAAATGGTTGGTACGTCCACAATGATTAGTTATATTAACCGCGATGAGCTCGAGCATGGTCGTTTTATATCAGAACTATTCCGTGCTACACTCGCAGAAAATCCAGAGTATAATAATGGAACGTTTATCCAATGGGTGTATGACCATTTTAAGCAGTCCGTCGAATTGGAAATCGAATGGTCGAATTATGTTCTTGGCAATGTAGAAGGTATTGACTTGGACGAAATGGCTGGATATATTAAGTATCGCGCAAATAAGATGTTGCGGATGATGGGGCTCCATGATGTGTATCCAGACTATACCGAAAATCCTATGAAGTGGATTCGTGCATATGTCGATAATTTTGATGGCACGAAAACAGATTTCTTTGAACAGAAATCTAGACAATATACGAAAACAAGTGATTTGAACGGCTTTGATGATTTATAA
- a CDS encoding MerR family transcriptional regulator, with translation MYIKEVARRLNTTTRTIRFYEEKGLISPTKQDNQYRTFTDEEIVRISTILALREFGLGIRDIKQLLNEQGQYRIHDYFNIQRAVLFEKWLETKDMIHTIDRLLEQNMDQSISREDIFTLSKHLKRLKSLRKSWHDKWDFDSQAADYDQSLKMHGFRFNVHQDYETALEKVVDTMPLEAAQTCLDIGVGTGNLGAKFLTKGIHVIGVDQSEKMLQACKQKYPEMEVRKGHFLALPILDQHMDGIVSSYALHHISDEQKLLALVEMDRVLRPKGAICIVDLMFQDDSQRKEVLQHFEESGNKEAIYAIEDEFYANRSLLVDWLQSHNYQVTTHTFNPILSMIYATKNGQEMD, from the coding sequence TTGTATATCAAGGAAGTGGCTAGACGTTTGAATACGACAACAAGAACCATCCGTTTTTATGAAGAAAAAGGGTTAATATCACCCACTAAACAAGACAATCAATATCGGACGTTTACAGATGAAGAGATTGTAAGGATCAGTACGATTTTAGCTTTACGTGAATTTGGCTTGGGCATTAGAGACATAAAGCAACTGCTAAATGAACAAGGGCAATACCGAATTCATGATTATTTTAATATTCAGCGGGCAGTACTCTTTGAAAAATGGCTGGAAACGAAAGACATGATTCATACGATTGATCGTTTGTTAGAACAGAACATGGACCAATCGATCTCTAGGGAAGATATATTTACGTTATCCAAGCATTTAAAGCGGTTGAAATCCCTCCGTAAGTCTTGGCATGACAAGTGGGATTTTGATTCACAAGCAGCTGATTATGATCAAAGTCTAAAAATGCATGGATTTCGCTTTAATGTCCACCAAGACTATGAAACAGCTTTGGAGAAAGTAGTTGATACAATGCCATTAGAAGCGGCACAAACATGTTTAGATATTGGTGTTGGCACAGGAAATTTAGGCGCTAAATTTTTAACAAAAGGAATTCATGTCATTGGTGTAGATCAATCGGAAAAAATGTTGCAAGCATGTAAACAGAAATATCCGGAGATGGAAGTACGCAAAGGACACTTTCTAGCGCTACCTATATTAGATCAGCACATGGACGGGATTGTTTCTAGTTATGCGTTGCATCATATCTCAGATGAACAAAAACTGCTTGCATTGGTTGAAATGGATCGAGTACTACGTCCGAAAGGGGCGATCTGCATCGTTGACTTAATGTTTCAGGATGATTCTCAGCGCAAAGAAGTGCTACAACACTTCGAAGAAAGCGGAAATAAAGAAGCTATTTATGCAATAGAGGACGAATTTTATGCAAACCGTTCTTTACTAGTCGATTGGCTGCAGTCGCATAACTATCAGGTCACAACACATACCTTTAATCCAATCTTAAGTATGATTTATGCAACTAAAAATGGACAGGAAATGGACTAA
- a CDS encoding FdhF/YdeP family oxidoreductase translates to MGKTKHTGPIKLSKRPNPSLWVSKVPFGLGKVKPHHIRDTVKVAWDNKDRLPYATRILTQGVCDGCALGVQGLKDQTLTGPHLCTTRLNVLRLNTMPAMKQDILHADIETLRKMNSTELRQLGRIPYPLIRKPGDRQFQRISWDQALNYIADKMRALQQKQFSFYSTSRGITNETYYVLGKVARFLGTNNIDNASRICHSPSKTALTRSVGVGASTCNYKDWIGTDVLLFWGSVAANNQPVSTKYMYAAKKKGTKIIVINPYHEPSMDEYWIPSIAESALFGTKIADDVYQVNIGGDIAFMHGIMKHWFDMEKEQPGSALNHDFIQAHVNGLEALQAKVENHTWEQLEQSSGISKQRMIELATILANSKSAVFVWSMGLTQHRFGTDNISQVANLALLRGFIGREHCGLMPIRGHSGVQGSGEMGADPFSLPGGSMNDEHRERVEKVWKFDIPTWQGDIVGESLENAHLPEDHEKKLRLYYMSGGNFLETMPNPDYVQSCLENIELRVHQDIIFNTSTLVDAKEAVIVLPAMTRYEQPGGGTSTSTERMVYFSPEIKGPRIEEARSEWEIYIDLAKRVRPEAKDLIHFPDARAIREEIAKAAPNYDGIQHLNEKGDLFQWGGAWLCEDGICPTPDGRGNLIAMDIPELRKPEGHFYVTTRRGKQFNSMIYSETDPFNNAHRDDILVNQQDAASLDIQEGEQVVVYNQHGLYAGRAKFAPVKAGNLEVHWPEGNVLIPKGVYEQYAGIPEYNTAVILEKAVTYYAQKDVKYAEKRVEELEIDSH, encoded by the coding sequence ATGGGGAAAACGAAACATACTGGTCCAATCAAGCTATCCAAACGACCAAACCCATCACTATGGGTTAGTAAGGTTCCATTCGGTCTTGGGAAAGTAAAACCACATCATATTCGCGATACAGTTAAAGTCGCTTGGGACAATAAAGATAGACTTCCATACGCTACACGGATCCTTACACAGGGAGTGTGTGACGGTTGTGCCCTTGGGGTGCAAGGACTTAAAGATCAAACATTAACCGGACCACACCTTTGTACTACACGCTTAAATGTTCTTCGTTTGAATACTATGCCAGCAATGAAACAAGATATTCTGCATGCTGATATAGAAACGTTACGTAAAATGAACAGCACGGAACTACGCCAGCTCGGTCGTATTCCTTATCCGCTCATCCGGAAGCCGGGAGACCGTCAATTTCAACGTATTTCCTGGGATCAAGCGCTTAACTATATTGCCGACAAAATGCGTGCACTTCAACAGAAACAATTTTCCTTTTATTCTACATCTCGCGGTATAACGAACGAAACGTATTACGTGCTTGGTAAGGTAGCCCGTTTTCTTGGTACCAACAATATCGATAATGCATCCAGAATATGTCATTCACCATCCAAGACAGCGTTAACCCGCTCCGTAGGTGTTGGCGCCTCCACCTGCAATTATAAAGATTGGATCGGCACAGACGTTTTGCTGTTTTGGGGGTCTGTCGCAGCTAATAATCAGCCCGTTTCTACAAAATATATGTATGCCGCAAAAAAGAAAGGTACGAAAATCATTGTAATTAATCCATATCATGAACCATCGATGGATGAATATTGGATTCCTTCTATTGCAGAGTCTGCTTTATTCGGTACCAAAATAGCAGATGATGTTTACCAAGTGAATATTGGTGGCGATATTGCCTTTATGCACGGTATTATGAAACATTGGTTTGACATGGAAAAGGAACAACCTGGATCAGCTCTAAACCACGACTTTATTCAAGCACATGTTAATGGATTAGAAGCTTTACAAGCAAAAGTAGAAAACCATACGTGGGAACAATTAGAGCAATCCTCCGGTATCTCCAAACAAAGGATGATCGAATTAGCTACTATCCTAGCAAATTCCAAATCAGCTGTCTTTGTCTGGTCGATGGGACTAACCCAACACCGATTTGGTACAGATAATATTTCACAGGTTGCAAATCTAGCATTACTGCGGGGATTTATCGGACGCGAGCATTGCGGCTTAATGCCAATTCGTGGACACTCCGGTGTTCAAGGATCTGGTGAGATGGGAGCAGACCCATTTTCTTTGCCAGGTGGAAGCATGAATGACGAACACCGTGAACGTGTAGAGAAAGTTTGGAAATTCGATATTCCGACTTGGCAAGGAGACATTGTTGGTGAATCACTGGAGAATGCTCACTTACCCGAAGACCATGAAAAAAAATTAAGGCTGTACTATATGTCTGGAGGGAATTTTCTTGAGACGATGCCAAATCCTGATTATGTCCAATCATGCTTAGAAAATATAGAGCTACGAGTGCATCAAGATATTATTTTTAATACGTCTACACTAGTCGATGCAAAAGAAGCTGTCATTGTGTTACCTGCAATGACGAGGTATGAGCAACCTGGGGGGGGAACTTCTACCTCTACAGAAAGAATGGTCTATTTTTCACCGGAGATTAAGGGTCCCCGTATTGAAGAAGCCCGTTCAGAATGGGAGATTTATATAGATTTAGCAAAACGAGTAAGACCCGAGGCTAAAGACCTGATTCACTTCCCAGATGCGCGCGCTATTCGTGAAGAAATCGCGAAAGCTGCCCCTAATTATGACGGTATTCAGCATTTAAATGAAAAAGGTGATCTTTTCCAATGGGGTGGTGCTTGGCTTTGTGAGGATGGCATTTGTCCAACGCCAGATGGAAGAGGAAATCTCATTGCCATGGACATTCCAGAATTAAGGAAGCCGGAAGGGCATTTTTATGTCACGACACGTAGAGGAAAGCAATTTAACTCGATGATTTATAGTGAAACAGATCCATTCAACAATGCGCATAGAGATGATATTTTAGTAAATCAACAAGATGCAGCATCCCTTGATATTCAAGAAGGGGAACAAGTAGTCGTGTATAACCAGCACGGGTTATATGCAGGACGTGCCAAGTTCGCCCCTGTCAAAGCCGGAAATCTGGAAGTGCATTGGCCAGAAGGAAATGTTCTCATCCCCAAAGGCGTATACGAACAATACGCAGGCATACCTGAATATAATACAGCAGTAATATTAGAAAAGGCCGTCACCTATTATGCACAGAAAGATGTTAAATATGCCGAAAAGCGAGTGGAAGAATTAGAAATCGACAGTCATTAA
- a CDS encoding ribonucleoside-diphosphate reductase subunit alpha produces the protein MIIDIATTRDKLVDIIDRAQQGLAVETEAYKDKAFKTIQEDTPIDKALDILVQNALENMDESAPDWTYVASRIYLQQLYHQARQNRQYNTGEYGDFYQLITMLTEENIYKTTLLEKYSKAEIDHFAKQIDPARDLYFTYLGLHTLTTRYLATDHDKNVFELPQERWMIIAMTLMQHEDKANRTEHVLEAYWALSNLYMTVATPTLANAGKTHGQLSSCFIDTVDDSLQSIYDSNTDIAKLSKNGGGIGVYMGKIRSRGSSIKGFKGMSSGVVPWIKQLNNTAVNVDQLGTRKGAIAVYLDVWHRDIEAFLDLKLNNGDERMRAHDIFTGVTLPDLFMEQVEKRGDWYLFDPHEVRQVMGYSLEDFYDEAKGNGTWREKYEECVNSEELSKRKIPAIDIMKRIMKSQLESGTPFMFYRDEVNRQNSNSHKGMIYCSNLCTEITQNQSPSEFVEEFLENENTIVKKYKSGDYVVCNLSSINLGKAVPDEVLDRLIKIQVRMLDNVIDINTLPIMQAQLTNKKYRAIGLGTFGWHHLLAHNNMKWETEEAVQYADELYERIAFLTIQASMELSKEKGSYPAFSGSKWSSGEYFDQKGYDKTEWLALKDDVKQHGIRNGYLMAVAPNSTTAMIAGSTASIDPIFKPFYYEEKKDFKIPVTAPDLTHKTYDVYRRSAYIVDQRWSVKQNAARQRHVDQSLSFNFYVPNTIRASILLDLHLQAWREGLKTTYYVRSTSNEVEECEWCQS, from the coding sequence ATGATCATCGACATCGCAACTACAAGAGATAAGCTTGTAGACATTATCGATCGTGCGCAACAGGGGTTAGCTGTTGAAACCGAAGCATATAAGGACAAGGCTTTCAAAACGATTCAGGAGGATACACCGATAGACAAAGCATTGGATATACTTGTGCAAAATGCTTTGGAGAATATGGACGAATCTGCGCCTGATTGGACGTATGTAGCCAGCCGAATTTATTTACAGCAGCTTTACCATCAAGCGCGTCAAAATCGTCAATACAATACGGGTGAATATGGTGATTTTTATCAATTAATTACAATGCTTACAGAAGAGAATATTTATAAAACTACTCTTTTAGAAAAGTATTCGAAAGCTGAAATTGATCACTTTGCCAAACAGATTGACCCAGCGAGAGACTTGTATTTTACCTATTTAGGGTTACATACATTAACAACACGCTATTTGGCAACGGATCATGATAAAAATGTGTTTGAACTACCGCAAGAGCGCTGGATGATTATTGCTATGACGCTTATGCAACATGAAGATAAAGCCAATCGGACAGAGCATGTACTAGAAGCTTACTGGGCATTAAGTAATTTATATATGACAGTAGCGACACCAACATTGGCTAATGCTGGAAAAACACACGGTCAACTTTCTAGCTGTTTTATTGATACTGTCGATGATAGTTTACAGTCTATTTATGATAGCAATACCGATATTGCTAAATTGTCTAAAAATGGTGGCGGTATTGGCGTTTATATGGGGAAAATCCGCAGCCGTGGAAGCTCCATTAAAGGATTTAAAGGAATGTCCAGTGGAGTTGTTCCTTGGATTAAACAGCTGAATAATACGGCAGTAAACGTCGATCAGTTAGGAACAAGAAAAGGTGCTATTGCTGTTTATTTAGATGTTTGGCACCGTGATATTGAGGCATTCCTTGACTTGAAGCTGAATAATGGCGACGAGCGAATGCGCGCGCACGATATTTTTACCGGTGTAACCTTGCCAGATCTATTTATGGAACAAGTGGAAAAACGTGGTGATTGGTATTTATTCGATCCTCATGAAGTGAGACAAGTCATGGGATATTCATTAGAAGACTTCTACGATGAGGCAAAAGGGAATGGAACTTGGCGAGAAAAATATGAGGAATGCGTGAACTCAGAGGAATTATCAAAACGAAAAATACCAGCTATCGATATCATGAAACGAATTATGAAATCACAACTAGAATCAGGAACACCATTTATGTTCTATCGCGATGAAGTGAATCGTCAAAATAGCAACAGCCATAAAGGGATGATCTATTGCTCCAATCTTTGTACAGAAATCACCCAAAACCAATCTCCTTCTGAATTTGTGGAGGAATTTTTGGAAAATGAAAATACGATTGTGAAAAAATATAAATCCGGTGACTATGTCGTCTGTAATTTAAGCTCGATTAATCTTGGAAAAGCTGTTCCAGATGAAGTTCTAGATCGGTTAATAAAAATTCAAGTACGTATGCTGGACAATGTGATTGATATTAACACATTACCGATTATGCAGGCTCAATTAACGAATAAAAAATATCGTGCCATTGGGCTTGGAACATTCGGCTGGCACCATCTTCTTGCTCATAACAATATGAAATGGGAAACGGAAGAAGCGGTCCAATATGCAGATGAATTGTATGAGCGAATTGCGTTTCTTACGATCCAAGCAAGCATGGAGCTAAGCAAAGAAAAAGGAAGTTACCCTGCGTTTTCTGGAAGTAAATGGAGTTCTGGGGAATACTTTGACCAAAAAGGCTATGACAAAACAGAATGGCTCGCATTAAAAGATGATGTAAAACAGCATGGTATCCGCAATGGTTATTTAATGGCTGTTGCACCGAACTCGACGACTGCAATGATTGCCGGCTCTACAGCTAGTATCGATCCAATCTTTAAACCGTTCTACTATGAAGAAAAGAAAGACTTTAAAATTCCAGTAACAGCACCAGACTTAACGCATAAGACATACGATGTATATCGTCGTTCCGCCTATATTGTGGATCAGCGCTGGTCGGTTAAGCAAAATGCTGCTAGACAGCGACATGTTGATCAAAGCCTTTCCTTTAATTTCTATGTACCAAATACAATTCGGGCTTCTATTTTGCTTGATTTGCATTTGCAAGCGTGGAGAGAAGGGTTAAAAACAACGTATTATGTCCGATCTACTTCGAATGAAGTGGAAGAATGTGAATGGTGCCAAAGTTGA
- the fdhD gene encoding formate dehydrogenase accessory sulfurtransferase FdhD: MSDNLADWEIVRFHDGGATKEVSSVAEEYPITIIINGKEFATMVCSPEHVEELIVGFLASEGVIFQYKAIQQLTVDVVAGFAYLEIEKLPDTYQEDHSKRFIGSCCGKSRQFYFKNDVKTAKTIMSNLSLSCNQCLQLMTQLQQASNQFRQTGGVHNAALATVNDVQLIRTDIGRHNALDKLYGHMLMNQTSVRDKVIVFSGRVSSEVLLKIAKMRISILISKSAPTKLALELAEDLGITVIGFVRKGAMNVYTHHDRVEEITYDKKR; encoded by the coding sequence ATGTCTGATAATTTAGCAGATTGGGAGATTGTCCGTTTTCATGACGGGGGCGCTACAAAAGAAGTATCCTCTGTGGCGGAAGAATACCCTATAACCATTATAATCAATGGTAAGGAATTCGCTACAATGGTCTGCTCCCCCGAACATGTGGAAGAACTGATCGTTGGCTTTCTTGCATCTGAGGGAGTTATTTTCCAATATAAAGCCATCCAGCAACTGACTGTGGATGTAGTAGCTGGGTTTGCCTACTTGGAGATCGAGAAATTGCCTGATACGTACCAAGAGGATCATTCGAAACGATTTATCGGTTCGTGCTGTGGAAAAAGCCGCCAGTTTTACTTTAAAAATGATGTGAAGACCGCTAAAACAATTATGTCAAACTTAAGTCTCTCTTGTAATCAATGTTTACAGCTTATGACACAATTACAACAAGCGTCAAACCAATTTCGCCAAACAGGTGGCGTGCATAACGCAGCTTTGGCTACTGTTAACGATGTGCAGCTTATTCGCACCGATATAGGTCGTCACAATGCACTTGATAAGCTGTATGGACATATGTTGATGAACCAGACTTCTGTAAGGGATAAAGTCATTGTATTTAGTGGTCGGGTCTCATCCGAAGTACTATTAAAAATCGCCAAAATGCGGATAAGTATTCTTATATCCAAATCAGCTCCTACCAAACTTGCTTTAGAGCTAGCCGAAGATCTTGGCATTACGGTAATCGGCTTTGTAAGAAAAGGAGCCATGAATGTCTATACACATCATGATAGAGTTGAGGAGATAACATATGACAAAAAGCGATAG